The genome window ACATGGAAAGTCTCTAGTCTCCCCGGGAGAAGGAGGAGTAAGAGTCTTTAACCATTTCCCGCACTGATTCAGATTTGCATTTATCTAGTTTGTTGGGCTTTCCCCGCTTTACATAACTGTGTTTCTAAGTGGACCTCTGATTAGAACATGGCCCCACCTTCTAGTTTTGTGTAAGCAGTCTCACTATGTAGTGGAATTTTATACCATAATTTAGAGATGTGAGGGCATCCTTCAGCTTTCTGTAAATATCTAAGTcacttcttaatttctcttttttttttttcctggcaaatTTAGTGGTAAACAGCCATTGAGTCCTGTTGGATTTATCCAATCTGTCTGTACTGTTAGGATTCTGGTTGAGTTCTTCTGCATATATCCAGTCTTTCTGTACTGTTAGGATTCTGTTTAAAGGTATCATTACAAATTCTCATTATAAACTTACTATGAAATAGAGACCTTCGAGCactgtagaagagaaagaaaacagcaaaaagaggCATTGCTGTTTTCTACCTCAAATGCCATTGAAGAAGGTCACTTGCATACTATGAATTTTATGAAAGTGTTGGTGCTAATTCTATAGTTACTGTTAGTCTGCAGGCCTCTCTTGTTGCCTGGTGGAAGCTGTCAGTGATAATGTAGTTTAGGAACAGTGACCATTAGGTAAAGTGACTCCACAGCCAGGAAGCTTTATTCAGTCTTAGGCTGTCTCACCCAGATTCAGTTTGTGTGTTATCTTGTGGAATGTGATCCAAAAGATGCCAGACTCTTTCTTAAAACTGTGCCTGAAGTATTCCTCAACTGGATTGAAAGAGCACCAAGAGAATCTGGCTAAGGATCAAAGCATCATCCATAGTCAGTAGACGTATAGCTAAAATCATGATTTCAGCATCTAATGTTGGAGATAGGCAAAGCATTCTTACTCTGTTGCCAATTTTATAACGATGTTGCTGTAAAAGGCTTCAGGAGGTCTAATGATCCTACCACCTTTAGGCTAGTGAGTATCTGAGTCGTCCCAAATgttattctgttacattgatacTTTGGAAGGAGCTTAGAAATACAGATTCCAGGGTCCTCCGTTATATTTAAGGGATTAAAATCCCAAAGAGTAGGCCtagaactgtttttttttttttcttaaaatctccCCAAATGATCATTGCACTGACTGACTAGTAGCACTCTGTGGTATTTGGGAACCGTTGGTCTGTTCTGGTCTTGGATACCTTCAAGGATAATAATGTTGGCTTATTACAGTCATGCAATCCTAATGGTCAGGAAGTTTGTCTTGCTTTCTCTTGGATTATCTTTTTGTGTATCTAAAACTGCTCATTAGCCTCATAATTCTTTCATCTGCTTAACGTTACCTCATACCTCTATTCTCAGtttcttatatatacatatgtatgcattgAGTTAACTAATAGATCAAAATATGTTTTtgtcaaaataaaatcattgaaaatattttcttggggccacccccgtggccgagtagttaagttcgtgcactctgctttggcggcccggggttctgccggttcgaatcctgggtgcggacatggcactgctcatcaggccatgttgaggtggcgtcccacatgccacaactaggactcacaactgaaatatacaactatgtactggggaggtttggggagaaaaagcaaaaaaaaaaattttttcttgaaaatcagCAAATGTTGATTTTTGAACTGACCATTATTAAGATCTGTTTGGTCCATTTCAGAAATTGGCTCcatagaaaaaaaagtaaatatgaacttttatcttgtttatttttatcatattctcTAAACTTATATGTAAGCACCTAGACTCTGCATTATATATTCTGTGATTATAATTGTCCTTTTCTTTTACCTAGTCTGTACAACCATATCCAGTTGTCTAGTAATTTAATGCCTGGCTGTGACTACTCACTTTTTAAGGTATGCTTAATTGGTgatttcatatgtttattataaGATTGGACCATTCAGGTATTCATTAAGAAATCTTGCCACAAACTTAGGAATAGTTAATGCTCTGATgcttggaaaataataaaagtagctTTACTAGGCTTTAGCATAAATATGTTTTGCCCTATTTTAGTATAAACAATTGAAATTAAATGAGAGTTTCACTCTGTGAGCACACAGCGTGATTGATTTTGAAGAGAGCTTTGATTATCCAATCCAATCTCTTCTTAATATATTTGAGTAGACAGACGTGCAGAGTTTGTCAGGAATTCTTACCCTGGGGTGAGTGGATCCTTGAGATATTTATAAATGGGTTTTGTCAGATGGTAGAGGGTAGGGCACTCATTAACTCCCTGAAATTGcataatttttgcatatattatctagGTATATGTACGTAGCTTCTCAAAGGTGTCTCTTACTCAGAATGTTTAAGAACCTCCAGATTAAATGAAACCCAGGGTTTGATAGCTAATAAGTGCCTCAGTCATGACCCTAATTCTGCAATCCCATGCCTTTGGCTTTAAATcttgtgtgctttttttccccactacaTCAATAGCAGTTTTACggagaataaagtaaaaagttaacACGGTTGTCACTTGTTGTTTCTAGTGATGATCACTTAAGTTAAAGTAACAGTATTATCTAATATTGTTGTCTTCTAACCTTGTAGGATGGTATTGAGCCTATGtgggaagatgagaaaaacaaaagaggaggacgATGGCTAATTACATTGAACAAACAGCAGAGACGAAGTGACCTGGATCGCTTTTGGCTAGAGACAGTAAggttttaaaatgataaagtagTTTTGGAATACTACAACttaatttatattacattttacatCAGTTACTTAATTGAAGAGGACATAAGGGTGCCTACTCTAGAAAATGTAGGCCAGCAATTAATTTTGCTCTATCAGGTGAATCCTGTGTATTTTACATACTAGCGTAGTGAAACCCCTCTACTACATTGCAAATCAAGTATAAAGTGATTGACAGTTGACTCACCTCCCACAATAAGCTCATCCTGGTCATTTCATTAACTTCAAAATTATAGAACTTCACATTTTGTATGATGTAAGTTTTTACAACCCTCTTAGAGTATTGCTTTCCATCGTAAGCTTTTTAGATCAATGAAATTGTAACTTGATATCATTCAGCTTTTATGTTGTGTTGCACCCTAGAACTTTTGGCTTAAGACATATATTAAATATGAGATAATAGGCGTTTTCTATAGTGAGAGTTTCTAAACTTCAAGCTTTTAGGAGCAGGGATCACAGTCTCTTGTATCCCCAGCACTTGGCACAGTGTCTGGTTTATAGTTAGCACTTATTAAATTAAGCAGTTAATAAAcatttgaatgaattttttttttcttttaagagaaaagacttaATTTTCCTTTAGACAGAGATTATCAGTGAATACCACTTTAGAATTGCACATTAGAAAgccatttcagttttgcaagatgacaaaagttctggagatgaacattgtgaatatacttaatgccactgaactctacactcaatataaaatttaccattttaactatttttatgtatatttactccaatttaaaaaaaacattagaaGGTGTTAATGAGAAACAGCAAGAACAAGAGGCAGTTAATCTAACCATGAACAACTATTTCAGTTATTCCCTAAGTGTTTCTTTGCTTGGCAAGGTTAAGCAGCAGCAGACcaaatgaatattaataaaataattcatgtttttTATGTACCCTGACATCAATTGCCCAATTTGctgaaaaagttaaaacaacTGTCATGTTCTtgatattaaacaaacaaatgaattttttaaaaagtcaggacAAAGAActatatgcataaatataattTAGACATTCAAAAAGTCACCCTTGattcaaaaactatttttcagttttgtatgtatacaaatatatgagAGACATTTGCTCTTTAATAAGTTGTGTATAATCTATTGTATGTAATTTGGGATTGGGTTTCTTTTAAAGCTGCTGTGCCTTATTGGAGAATCTTTTGATGACTACAGTGATGATGTATGTGGAGCTGTTGTTAATGTTAGAGCTAAAGGTGATAAGATAGCAATATGGACTACTGAATGTGAAAACAGAGATGCTGTTACACATATAGGGTAAGTTTTGTTTgcagtacttttaaaatattgagttaaCTAACAGCAGAAGTACTATTATTTATAACTTTAGAAATACTGGGATTTGTAGatcattattttccttgttttattttcaggAACACTTTTATAATCTTGGACTGCTCTGTCGGTATTCAGTGTGCCTTGTACATGTTTTTTTCATGCCTGTAAAATTTCTTCCCAGTAATGGAGTATATAATCACTAGAGCACTCTATTTTGGCATatagcattttattcttttatcaaaTGAGAATAtaagtcttttttccttctttaaaatcaTAGTGCTAATATATAATACTCATCATAATTCAGTGAGTATTGGCAAATAGTCTATGTgtattttgtgcatgtgtgtaccctgtacataaatttttctttgaaatttaggTGACAGTGTGTTGGTTTTGTTCGTATTTATACCCACCTgtgagtttttaaacttttttttgtaattattctttGCAAAAATTGCCTATTTTGTCCACCCCGTCCCCCAGCATTGGTCAGTGTTAgctaggattttctttttaaagatttcatttttttactttttctccccaaagccccccggtacgtagttgtatattgtttgttgtgggtccttctagttgtggcctgtgggacgctgcctcagcgtggtttgatgagcagtgccatgtcggcgcccaggattcgaaccaatgaaacactgggctgcctgctgcggagcgtgcgaacttaaccactcagccatggggccagccccttaagtgTTTGATTTTTCAGTGTACACTCTTGTCAGTAGTAGGTATGATAAATGTAAATGTGCAGTAACATACGGTATTGtgatttatatgtaaaatataactAGGATTTTGGattagagaattaaaatatacatttgcgtgttatttttatgtaaattaactATGCATGTGTTACAGCTCCACCTCATGGTATTTGTGATTGTTTGTAAATAATCAGATACTATAAACACTGAGCCCAGGGACCGTCCCTGCTTTATTCTCACTTTATTAGTAATTATTACAGTGCCTCATACATAGTAGACTCTCAGATATTGGCTAAGTGATTAACCAAGATTGTTGTGAAAATGAAGAGTAACTTTTGCTAAAAGGAAGGGGtatgcaatttttttctatttcactctctagatattatttttttatttaaagaataataatacggaatttggtgtgtgtgtaaaaattaatgactacttttcttctttttcttcttctaggagGGTATACAAGGAAAGGTTAGGACTTCCTCCAAAGATAGTGATTGGTTATCAGTCCCATGCAGACACAGCTACTAAGAGCGGCTCCACCACTAAAAATAGGTTTGTTGTTTAAGAAGACACCTTCTGAGTATTCTCATAGGAGACTGCGTCAAGCAATCGAGATTTGGGAGCTGAACCAAAGCCTCTTCAAAGCAGAGTGGACTGCATTTAAATTTGATTTCCATCTAAATGTTGCTAAGATATAAGAGAAGTCTCATTCGCCTTTGTCTTGTActtctgtgttcattttttttttttgaattttggcTAGAGTGTCCACACTATCCCAATCAAAGAATTACAGTACACATTGTCCCCAGAATCCATAAATGTGTTCCTGGCCCACTCTGTAATAGCTTAGTAGAATTACCATTACAAACACATTTTACCCATCcacaatgttaaaaaaagaacttgcatttctataccttacaggaaaaaaattctgtttatgTTCCATTGTATGCAGGAGCATATTTTGCTGGTTTGAAAGAGCATAGAGTTTTCTggcaattttctttgtttctttttacagcATTGTCTTTGCTGTACTCTTGCTGATGGCTGctagattttaatttatttgttcccCTACTTGATAACATTAGTGATTctgatttcagtttttcatttgttttgcttttgtttttttcctcatgtAACATTGGTGAAGGATCCAGGAATATGACACAAAGGTGgaataaacattaattttgtgcattctttggtaatttttttgtttttttgtaactACAACGCTTTGCTACAAATTTATGCATTTCATTCAAATCAGTGATCTATGTTTGTGTGATTTCCTAAACATAATTGTGGattataaaaaatgtaacatCATAATTACATTCCTAATTAGAATtagtatgtctgtttttgtatcttTATGCTGTATTTTAACACTTTGTATTACTTAGGTTATTTTGCTTTGGTTAAAAAATGGCTCAAGTAGAAAAGCGGTCCCATTCATATTAAGACAGTGTacaaaactgtaaataaaatg of Equus quagga isolate Etosha38 chromosome 3, UCLA_HA_Equagga_1.0, whole genome shotgun sequence contains these proteins:
- the EIF4E gene encoding eukaryotic translation initiation factor 4E; this translates as MATVEPETTPTPNPPPTEEEKTESNQEVANPEHYIKHPLQNRWALWFFKNDKSKTWQANLRLISKFDTVEDFWALYNHIQLSSNLMPGCDYSLFKDGIEPMWEDEKNKRGGRWLITLNKQQRRSDLDRFWLETLLCLIGESFDDYSDDVCGAVVNVRAKGDKIAIWTTECENRDAVTHIGRVYKERLGLPPKIVIGYQSHADTATKSGSTTKNRFVV